A single Tindallia californiensis DNA region contains:
- a CDS encoding response regulator → MGIIKVMIVDDDALIRDSLQLILDMEDDFQVIGTAINGQEALTLCEERLPDIVLMDVRMPVMDGVMGTRYLREQFPEVKVVILTTFKEENYIKEALKHGASGYILKSQPAESIVETLRSVAKGSMVLEAEVASSLTAFIDDRQKADPEAFQVTAREMTVLELIGAGFSNKEIAMQLHLSEGTVRNHISALLEKLALRDRTQLAIFYLKHF, encoded by the coding sequence ATGGGAATAATAAAGGTAATGATTGTTGATGATGATGCACTGATTCGGGACAGTTTGCAGTTGATTCTGGATATGGAAGATGATTTTCAGGTTATTGGAACCGCTATCAATGGACAGGAAGCATTGACATTATGTGAAGAAAGATTACCGGATATTGTTTTGATGGATGTGCGAATGCCTGTGATGGATGGTGTGATGGGAACTCGGTACCTCCGTGAGCAGTTTCCGGAAGTGAAAGTAGTGATTTTAACCACTTTTAAAGAAGAAAACTATATAAAAGAAGCTTTGAAACATGGAGCGTCAGGGTATATATTGAAAAGCCAGCCAGCCGAAAGCATTGTAGAGACGCTTCGTTCTGTGGCTAAGGGGAGTATGGTTCTGGAGGCAGAAGTTGCCAGCAGCTTGACGGCATTTATTGACGATCGTCAAAAGGCTGATCCGGAAGCTTTTCAGGTGACAGCTCGGGAAATGACGGTATTGGAATTAATAGGAGCGGGATTTTCTAATAAAGAAATTGCGATGCAGCTTCATCTTAGTGAAGGAACTGTTAGGAATCATATTTCGGCATTATTAGAGAAATTGGCTTTGAGGGATCGCACGCAATTGGCGATATTTTACTTAAAGCATTTTTGA
- a CDS encoding ABC transporter permease, with translation MTILKNCFKRMFRSKLSLLLILVLPPLMISLVFGVAVGETSVVHVGFVDQDQTWLTKHLKEVIGNNVAITALREEEINQMLSEGRVSLVLKLEKGFAEELIAGKDPVLYSYKIQESDSVIQVQLEADAYIRAAKNLAMVAEGDIDIFYKGLKLYQEGPLDLEVIQSAGVEAGTNEKTIFSMGILGMNMLFLSVYSSIYLLNDRENKTFYRVQISPLPQWNYMLQNILGFLIIMLIQMSGVFFIASFVLDLYLGVNVSALFVVMSVFAVVCVAFGVAVGSLSKNKRQAGATASMLITPMAMLGGMLWPKEIMPEILQHVSLFLPTTWLMDAVTHVVINGRILDVVWELFILFLFSTTLFLLGNWRKTTHLQGEN, from the coding sequence ATGACTATTTTGAAAAATTGTTTTAAAAGAATGTTTCGTAGCAAGCTTAGCCTGTTATTAATATTGGTCCTTCCTCCTCTTATGATTAGCCTGGTCTTTGGGGTAGCCGTTGGTGAAACAAGTGTTGTTCATGTAGGCTTTGTTGATCAGGATCAGACATGGCTAACAAAGCACTTAAAAGAAGTTATTGGAAATAATGTAGCAATAACGGCGCTCCGGGAAGAAGAGATTAACCAGATGCTATCGGAAGGAAGGGTCAGTTTGGTACTAAAGTTGGAAAAAGGTTTTGCAGAAGAATTGATTGCTGGAAAAGATCCTGTATTGTATAGCTATAAAATCCAGGAATCGGATTCAGTTATTCAGGTGCAATTAGAAGCAGATGCCTATATTCGAGCGGCTAAAAATCTAGCAATGGTGGCTGAGGGAGATATCGATATTTTTTATAAGGGTTTAAAGCTTTATCAGGAAGGGCCCTTGGATCTGGAAGTAATTCAAAGTGCCGGCGTTGAGGCTGGTACAAATGAAAAAACTATTTTTAGCATGGGTATTCTGGGAATGAACATGCTTTTTTTATCCGTATATTCATCCATATACCTTTTGAATGACAGAGAAAACAAAACTTTTTACCGGGTACAAATATCACCGTTACCACAATGGAATTATATGCTGCAGAATATCCTTGGGTTTTTAATCATTATGCTGATTCAAATGAGTGGTGTGTTTTTCATTGCTAGTTTTGTACTGGACTTGTATTTGGGTGTGAATGTATCAGCACTTTTTGTAGTAATGTCTGTTTTTGCTGTTGTGTGCGTGGCTTTTGGTGTTGCGGTGGGTTCTCTATCTAAAAACAAACGTCAGGCTGGTGCAACGGCTTCGATGTTAATTACTCCAATGGCTATGCTGGGTGGGATGCTTTGGCCGAAAGAAATAATGCCGGAAATCCTTCAGCACGTTAGTCTTTTCTTACCTACCACCTGGCTGATGGATGCCGTTACTCATGTTGTCATTAATGGAAGGATACTGGATGTAGTTTGGGAACTGTTTATTCTTTTTCTTTTTAGCACTACCCTGTTCCTCCTAGGTAATTGGCGAAAAACAACTCATCTTCAAGGGGAAAACTAG
- the rpmI gene encoding 50S ribosomal protein L35 — MPKMKSHRGAAKRFKKTKSGLLKRAKAFKSHILTKKSAKRKRKLRKSATVFKGELKKIREMI; from the coding sequence ATGCCAAAAATGAAAAGTCATCGAGGCGCTGCTAAGCGGTTCAAAAAAACAAAATCAGGATTACTGAAACGAGCAAAAGCATTTAAAAGTCATATTTTGACAAAAAAATCGGCAAAGCGTAAAAGAAAATTAAGAAAATCAGCAACTGTGTTTAAAGGTGAATTGAAAAAAATCAGAGAAATGATCTAA
- a CDS encoding thioredoxin family protein → MIKINTMKMWEACIEKQRIAMLYIGVTSCNVCHAMKPKIEKEMEKDPKVGIFEVNLDEIPEISGKHLVFAVPTLILFCQGKEIYRASRFIDIKELGMRLKVEVER, encoded by the coding sequence GTGATAAAAATTAATACAATGAAAATGTGGGAAGCCTGTATAGAAAAACAGAGAATAGCCATGTTATATATAGGAGTGACCAGTTGTAATGTTTGTCACGCTATGAAACCAAAAATTGAAAAAGAAATGGAAAAGGATCCGAAGGTAGGCATTTTTGAGGTGAATCTGGATGAAATACCGGAAATATCCGGTAAACATTTGGTTTTTGCAGTCCCTACGCTGATACTCTTTTGCCAGGGAAAAGAAATCTACAGAGCTTCACGATTTATCGATATAAAAGAGCTTGGAATGCGACTGAAAGTCGAGGTGGAAAGATGA
- a CDS encoding sensor histidine kinase — MAENRILDSRYMLKLIMILWVFLSLIPGESVSLIESAGFLLIVASYIFRTRFWDWNALLCFEIVIVLMLTGYSPVYLALLSVTAYDLAVKELIPIVLLLMPIGIFFLPQKWWLGYMLLIMMSVYLGFMKRKIEKNRLEYQRVYDQERKSRYLLEESQRKLRQSVDETARLTEIHERNRIAAEIHDNLGHALAGNLIQLQAADKLMEKDLKKSRELLQKTVQGLSNSLELLRNTVHNIRPKTVIGWAHFEKIIDDYQYCSVEFRHVGDIGLLTPRQVEILTSSIKEALTNTARHSDATQIKIEIEIREEIIRLFMRDNGSGCSYIHEGMGISGIRERIENAGGSFSVTPQKGFMMVGILPREGEREWE; from the coding sequence ATGGCTGAAAACAGGATCCTTGACTCAAGATATATGCTTAAATTAATAATGATTCTTTGGGTGTTCCTTAGCTTGATTCCTGGCGAGTCTGTTTCACTGATAGAATCAGCCGGTTTTTTGTTGATCGTGGCTTCTTATATATTTCGTACCAGGTTTTGGGACTGGAATGCACTGCTCTGCTTTGAAATAGTAATCGTCCTTATGTTGACAGGATACAGCCCTGTTTATTTGGCGTTGTTAAGCGTGACAGCCTACGATTTAGCTGTGAAAGAACTAATACCAATTGTCTTGCTTCTTATGCCGATTGGTATTTTTTTTCTTCCTCAAAAGTGGTGGCTAGGATATATGCTACTGATAATGATGAGTGTTTACCTGGGATTTATGAAACGAAAAATCGAAAAAAACCGTTTAGAGTATCAACGGGTTTATGATCAGGAAAGAAAAAGCAGATACTTGTTGGAGGAATCACAACGCAAATTACGGCAGTCTGTTGATGAGACAGCCCGCTTAACAGAAATTCATGAACGGAATCGAATCGCAGCAGAAATACATGATAACCTTGGGCATGCGTTAGCTGGTAATTTGATCCAATTGCAGGCGGCTGATAAACTAATGGAAAAAGATCTGAAAAAATCCAGAGAGTTGTTACAAAAAACCGTACAAGGACTATCTAACTCGTTGGAATTACTAAGAAATACGGTACATAATATCCGACCCAAAACGGTGATCGGATGGGCACATTTTGAGAAAATAATCGATGATTATCAATATTGTTCTGTAGAATTTCGTCACGTGGGAGACATAGGACTACTCACTCCTCGGCAAGTAGAAATACTAACTTCCTCAATAAAAGAAGCACTGACAAACACGGCTCGTCATTCTGATGCTACACAAATAAAAATCGAGATAGAAATCCGGGAAGAAATCATTCGGTTGTTTATGCGGGATAATGGATCCGGATGCTCGTATATTCATGAAGGAATGGGAATCAGCGGTATTAGAGAACGAATTGAAAATGCCGGGGGAAGTTTTTCAGTTACTCCTCAGAAAGGGTTTATGATGGTTGGTATTTTGCCAAGGGAAGGAGAGCGAGAATGGGAATAA
- the thrS gene encoding threonine--tRNA ligase, with protein METIKVTLKDGTVKEYPKGVKVIEVAESISKGLAKAAIGGEINGEPVDYQYQLEEDVELNLLKFEEENGKIFLRHTGSHILAQAVKRLYPETKLAIGPAIKDGFYYDFDTEHTFGPEDLEKIEKEMQKIVKEDLPVERFELPRDEAIEYVKKAGEAYKVELIEELPEDEIISFYKQGEFSDLCAGPHVLSTGRVKAIKLLSVAGAYWRGSEKNKMLQRIYGTAFEKKKELTEYLEKIEEAKKRDHRKIGKEMDLFSLLEEGPGFPFFHPKGMVIRNELENFWRHAHVQRGYDEIRTPIILNEDLWHQSGHWEHYQENMYFTKIDEMDYAVKPMNCPGAVLVYKRKMYSYRDFPIRMGELGLVHRHEMSGVLHGLMRVRCFTQDDAHIFMLPEQIKDEIIGVIDFVDHVYNMFGFKFHVELSTRPEKSMGTEEEWNMAIDALKEALEERELGYKINEGDGAFYGPKIDFHLEDCLGRTWQCGTIQLDFQMPQRFDLNYIGSDGEKHRPIMIHRVIFGSIERFIGILIEHFAGKFPLWLSPVQARIMPISDNQMEYAKKLRDQLLSEGIRVELDDRNEKIGYKVREAQLQKVPYMLIIGDRELENETLNLRIRDGGEIGAMKPDHFLNQIKEKIKTKDLRIELED; from the coding sequence ATGGAAACAATAAAAGTAACGTTGAAAGACGGAACGGTTAAAGAATATCCTAAAGGAGTAAAGGTGATAGAAGTAGCAGAGAGCATTAGTAAAGGTCTTGCAAAAGCGGCTATAGGTGGAGAAATAAACGGCGAGCCGGTGGATTATCAATATCAACTGGAAGAAGATGTTGAACTGAATCTTTTGAAATTTGAAGAAGAAAATGGAAAAATCTTTTTGAGACATACAGGATCCCATATTTTGGCACAGGCTGTAAAAAGATTGTACCCAGAAACAAAGCTTGCCATAGGCCCTGCGATCAAAGATGGTTTTTACTACGATTTTGATACAGAGCACACCTTTGGTCCTGAAGACTTAGAAAAAATTGAAAAAGAAATGCAGAAAATTGTAAAGGAAGACTTGCCCGTTGAACGTTTTGAACTACCAAGAGATGAAGCGATAGAATATGTAAAAAAAGCAGGCGAGGCATATAAGGTTGAACTAATCGAAGAACTTCCAGAGGATGAAATTATCTCTTTTTATAAGCAAGGTGAATTCTCAGATCTTTGCGCAGGACCACATGTATTATCAACAGGGCGAGTGAAGGCGATTAAACTATTAAGCGTTGCAGGTGCCTACTGGCGAGGCAGTGAAAAAAACAAAATGCTTCAACGAATTTATGGAACAGCTTTTGAAAAGAAAAAAGAGTTAACAGAGTATCTGGAAAAAATAGAAGAAGCAAAAAAAAGAGATCATCGAAAAATTGGAAAAGAAATGGATCTCTTCAGTTTGTTAGAAGAAGGACCGGGATTTCCCTTTTTCCACCCAAAAGGAATGGTCATTCGTAATGAATTAGAAAACTTCTGGAGACACGCTCATGTACAGCGTGGTTACGATGAGATAAGAACACCAATTATTCTTAATGAAGATTTATGGCATCAGTCAGGCCATTGGGAGCACTATCAGGAAAATATGTATTTTACTAAAATCGATGAGATGGATTATGCCGTTAAACCAATGAATTGCCCGGGAGCTGTATTAGTATACAAAAGAAAAATGTATAGCTATAGAGACTTTCCTATCCGAATGGGTGAACTGGGACTGGTTCATCGTCATGAAATGTCAGGGGTTTTGCATGGATTGATGAGGGTTCGATGTTTTACACAGGATGATGCTCATATTTTCATGCTACCAGAACAGATTAAAGATGAAATCATTGGTGTGATTGATTTTGTCGATCATGTATATAATATGTTTGGCTTTAAGTTTCATGTGGAGCTATCAACACGGCCAGAAAAATCGATGGGAACCGAAGAAGAATGGAATATGGCCATTGATGCTTTGAAAGAAGCATTGGAGGAACGTGAGTTAGGATATAAAATTAACGAAGGTGACGGTGCTTTTTATGGTCCTAAAATTGACTTTCACTTGGAGGACTGTTTAGGTAGGACGTGGCAATGTGGAACAATCCAACTGGACTTTCAGATGCCACAACGTTTTGACCTTAATTATATTGGTTCTGATGGAGAAAAACATCGGCCTATCATGATTCATCGAGTTATTTTTGGAAGTATTGAACGCTTTATAGGTATTTTAATAGAGCATTTTGCTGGCAAATTTCCACTTTGGTTATCGCCGGTGCAAGCTCGCATTATGCCTATTTCTGATAACCAGATGGAATATGCTAAAAAGTTGCGTGACCAGCTGCTAAGTGAAGGCATTCGTGTTGAACTGGATGATCGTAACGAGAAGATAGGTTACAAAGTACGGGAAGCACAACTTCAAAAAGTGCCTTATATGCTTATTATTGGGGATAGAGAACTGGAGAACGAAACGTTAAATCTTAGAATCAGAGATGGTGGAGAAATTGGTGCGATGAAGCCGGATCATTTCTTGAACCAGATAAAAGAAAAAATAAAAACAAAAGATTTAAGAATAGAATTAGAAGATTAA
- the infC gene encoding translation initiation factor IF-3: MQGGAITIKELQINEEIREKEVRLIDSEGEQMGIVSTKEAQKMADDKSLDLVKVAPQAKPPVCRIMDYGKYKYEQAKKEKEAKKNQKIINIKEIRLSPNIEEHDMQVKANQAIKFIKNGDKVKVTLRFRGRQLSNIGLGRKVMDEFKEMMAEHTVVEKAAKMEGRQLIMFLVPKAQ, from the coding sequence ATTCAGGGAGGTGCCATTACGATTAAAGAACTTCAAATCAATGAGGAAATCAGAGAAAAAGAAGTAAGGCTGATTGATTCAGAAGGCGAACAGATGGGAATAGTTTCAACGAAAGAAGCACAAAAAATGGCGGACGACAAAAGTTTAGACCTGGTAAAAGTAGCGCCCCAAGCAAAACCGCCAGTATGCCGGATTATGGACTATGGTAAGTACAAGTATGAACAGGCAAAAAAAGAAAAAGAAGCAAAGAAAAACCAAAAAATAATCAACATTAAGGAAATTCGGTTAAGTCCCAATATCGAAGAACATGATATGCAGGTGAAAGCAAATCAAGCCATTAAATTCATTAAAAATGGAGACAAAGTCAAAGTTACGTTACGGTTTAGAGGGCGTCAGTTAAGCAATATAGGACTGGGTCGTAAAGTAATGGACGAATTTAAGGAAATGATGGCAGAGCATACGGTTGTTGAAAAAGCAGCAAAAATGGAAGGGCGACAATTAATTATGTTTCTTGTCCCTAAGGCTCAATAG
- a CDS encoding PAS domain-containing sensor histidine kinase, whose amino-acid sequence MKKLNIKQNHLWKLKKQKSLMSNNEWNHMMQEIIRHDPNAISVFDKNLIHLFVSNRFLKDYGVEEKEVIGRHHYEVFPDIPEKWRAVHQKALSGEVITGHENKYIRKNGKIDYTNWECRPWYKKNGDIGGIVIYTEVVTEWVVVREQIRERELFLQSIIDAIQDGISVLDMDLNIIRTNETIKKWYSRNTPLEGKKCYHVFCNAYSGCDKCSAVKAMNSRKLEMNEVTHKMDPNDIKVIEQYAYPILDDERKVVAVVQYMRDITKQKESEERLQKINEQLVLAKEAVETVNAAKSQFLANMSHELRTPINGLMGMTQLLLETELDKEQEEYLELSVKACQSLAHVVQEILDYTNLGKKQPFIEEMTFVSSELLEEVVELYKVTAIHKGVSITMEVDDTVPTSLRGDYYKLKQIVNNLTGNAVKFTNEGSVHLSVTVKERVNSSTLRLQWKIQDTGIGIPSDKLADIFDRFQQVEDSHTRSYGGVGLGLSISKELSDLMGGSIKVFSQPGEGSLFIFECDMMVDA is encoded by the coding sequence GTGAAGAAATTGAACATAAAACAAAATCACCTCTGGAAACTTAAAAAACAGAAAAGCCTTATGAGTAATAATGAGTGGAACCACATGATGCAGGAAATCATCCGTCATGACCCTAATGCAATTTCTGTTTTTGATAAAAATCTTATTCATTTGTTTGTTAGCAATCGTTTTTTGAAAGACTATGGCGTAGAAGAAAAAGAAGTGATTGGTCGTCATCACTATGAAGTGTTTCCGGACATTCCGGAGAAATGGCGAGCGGTTCATCAGAAAGCCTTATCTGGCGAAGTAATAACTGGTCATGAAAATAAATATATACGCAAAAACGGTAAGATAGATTATACAAACTGGGAATGTCGTCCATGGTATAAAAAAAATGGTGACATTGGAGGAATTGTCATCTATACGGAAGTGGTTACAGAATGGGTCGTTGTTCGAGAACAAATTCGTGAACGAGAGTTATTTCTTCAATCGATTATTGATGCAATTCAGGATGGAATTAGTGTTTTGGATATGGACTTAAACATCATTCGCACAAATGAAACCATTAAAAAATGGTACTCAAGAAATACACCTTTGGAAGGAAAGAAATGCTACCATGTTTTTTGCAATGCATATTCTGGGTGCGATAAATGTTCAGCAGTAAAAGCGATGAACTCTAGAAAACTTGAAATGAATGAGGTTACTCACAAGATGGATCCCAATGACATAAAAGTGATAGAACAATATGCCTATCCCATACTTGATGATGAAAGAAAAGTGGTAGCTGTTGTTCAATATATGCGTGATATTACAAAACAAAAAGAATCAGAAGAAAGACTTCAAAAAATCAATGAACAATTAGTGTTGGCTAAAGAAGCCGTCGAAACAGTCAATGCAGCTAAATCTCAATTTCTTGCAAATATGAGCCATGAACTTCGGACACCAATTAATGGCTTAATGGGCATGACGCAACTACTTCTGGAAACCGAGCTTGACAAAGAGCAGGAAGAATACCTGGAGCTTTCTGTGAAAGCATGCCAATCCTTAGCTCATGTAGTGCAGGAGATTTTAGACTATACTAATTTGGGTAAGAAACAGCCGTTTATAGAAGAAATGACATTTGTTTCATCGGAGCTTCTAGAAGAGGTAGTGGAATTATATAAGGTTACGGCAATTCATAAAGGTGTGTCTATAACAATGGAAGTCGATGATACAGTTCCTACAAGCCTTAGAGGCGATTATTACAAACTGAAGCAAATAGTAAACAACCTAACCGGAAATGCAGTGAAATTTACAAATGAAGGTTCGGTTCATCTTTCCGTTACTGTAAAAGAAAGGGTTAACTCTTCGACTCTGCGACTACAATGGAAAATACAAGATACTGGTATAGGAATACCATCGGATAAATTGGCTGATATTTTTGATCGGTTTCAACAGGTGGAAGATTCACATACCCGCTCTTATGGAGGAGTGGGGCTTGGCTTATCAATATCCAAAGAATTGTCTGATCTTATGGGAGGCTCTATAAAAGTCTTTAGCCAACCAGGGGAAGGAAGTCTTTTTATTTTTGAATGCGATATGATGGTTGATGCGTAA
- a CDS encoding DUF445 domain-containing protein: MSLTNWILLMLVGGFIGWTTNVLAIRLLFKPYKAISVPLLGFKLQGLIPRRKGEIAKNIGYQIEKELVSMKDILKTFGENQQREDLKIFLKIYLNNMIVEKLPGMLRRAMRKPISIFVNDLLNEEGDRIITEMIDYLIEDQSEKLKLADLIEEKINQYPMEQLEEMILMVAKKELRHIERLGGLLGVMIGFFQAWIITLIS, translated from the coding sequence ATGAGTCTTACTAACTGGATTTTATTAATGTTAGTCGGAGGTTTTATTGGTTGGACAACCAATGTATTAGCTATTCGACTGCTGTTTAAGCCCTATAAGGCGATTTCAGTACCACTGCTTGGATTTAAGTTACAAGGCTTAATTCCGAGGAGAAAGGGTGAAATTGCTAAAAATATTGGCTATCAAATTGAAAAAGAACTGGTATCCATGAAAGATATTTTGAAAACATTTGGTGAAAATCAGCAAAGAGAAGATTTGAAAATTTTTCTTAAAATATACTTGAACAATATGATTGTGGAAAAACTTCCTGGAATGTTACGAAGAGCTATGCGTAAGCCGATTAGCATTTTTGTCAATGATTTATTAAATGAAGAAGGAGATCGAATTATTACAGAAATGATCGATTACCTGATCGAAGACCAATCAGAGAAACTGAAGCTGGCCGATCTTATTGAAGAGAAAATTAATCAGTATCCGATGGAACAACTGGAAGAAATGATTCTGATGGTTGCCAAAAAAGAATTGCGTCATATTGAAAGGTTAGGTGGATTGTTGGGAGTAATGATAGGTTTTTTCCAGGCATGGATCATTACCTTAATTTCTTGA
- the rplT gene encoding 50S ribosomal protein L20, whose translation MARVKKAVNAKKKHKKILKLAKGYRGARSKLFKTANATVIKALSHAYKGRKLKKRDFRKLWITRINAAARVNGMSYSRFMNGLKLAGIEMNRKMLSEMAVHDKNGFAQLVELSKEKLNA comes from the coding sequence ATGGCCAGAGTAAAAAAGGCGGTAAACGCCAAGAAAAAACATAAAAAAATATTGAAATTAGCAAAAGGGTATCGTGGAGCCAGAAGCAAGTTGTTTAAAACAGCAAATGCAACGGTTATTAAAGCATTAAGCCATGCATATAAAGGTAGAAAACTTAAAAAGCGAGACTTTAGAAAGTTGTGGATTACAAGAATTAATGCGGCGGCTAGAGTGAACGGCATGTCCTATTCTCGTTTTATGAATGGTCTTAAACTGGCAGGCATAGAAATGAATCGTAAAATGCTTTCTGAAATGGCCGTTCATGACAAAAATGGCTTTGCGCAACTGGTAGAATTATCAAAAGAAAAGTTAAACGCTTAA
- a CDS encoding TrmH family RNA methyltransferase, which yields MKEKTIESTSNIMVKKATTLHLRKHRKKSQQFLLEGAHGIKDALKSTSSIECVFYDEKIKSSPDGKSLIQELEDEKISAFHVTEPVMKKIADTSTPQGIVAIVSMPVHEVKQVLENSSYVLILDAIQDPGNMGTLIRSADAAGFDAVILMPGCTDPYSSKCIRSATGAMLFLPVVETSSFGEILSIMEAKEYHILGAALTNGISYTQVECRAPIALIIGNESKGICPDILTEVHQTVTIPMLGKTQSVNAAIAGSILMFHLSSSCRKTKTML from the coding sequence ATGAAAGAGAAAACAATTGAAAGCACTTCGAATATAATGGTAAAAAAAGCTACGACGCTTCATTTGAGAAAGCATAGAAAAAAAAGTCAACAGTTTTTGCTGGAAGGAGCACATGGTATTAAAGATGCCTTGAAAAGCACTTCATCGATCGAATGTGTTTTTTATGACGAAAAAATAAAGTCTTCACCGGATGGGAAAAGCTTGATCCAAGAGTTAGAAGATGAAAAGATTAGCGCGTTTCACGTGACAGAACCTGTAATGAAAAAAATTGCGGACACATCGACTCCGCAAGGCATTGTTGCCATTGTATCCATGCCGGTGCATGAAGTAAAGCAGGTTTTAGAGAACAGTTCTTATGTGTTGATCCTTGATGCCATCCAAGATCCGGGAAATATGGGGACGTTAATACGATCAGCCGACGCAGCTGGTTTTGATGCGGTTATTCTTATGCCAGGCTGCACTGATCCATATAGTTCAAAATGTATTCGGTCAGCCACCGGTGCGATGCTTTTTTTACCAGTAGTGGAAACCTCATCATTTGGAGAAATACTAAGCATCATGGAGGCAAAGGAATATCATATTTTGGGAGCGGCATTGACGAATGGAATATCCTATACCCAGGTAGAATGTCGAGCACCAATAGCTTTGATTATTGGTAACGAATCAAAAGGAATTTGTCCTGACATATTAACAGAAGTTCATCAGACGGTTACAATTCCAATGCTTGGAAAAACGCAATCGGTTAATGCGGCAATAGCGGGCAGTATTTTAATGTTTCATCTGTCCTCTTCTTGTCGAAAAACAAAAACTATGCTATAA
- the pheS gene encoding phenylalanine--tRNA ligase subunit alpha: MKEKLEQLQQEAAQVLEKVKEAKEVEEIRVKYLGKKGALTEVLRSMGSLPKEERPVVGQIANEVRESLEKAISETKERIHAEAMEERLAKETIDVTMPGNPPVRGSRHPLTQALDELKEVFIGMGFTVVEGPEVETVSNNFDMLNAPLNHPSRDFSDTFYIDENTILRTQTSPVQVRVMKQNKPPIRVISPGRCFRNDTPDATHSPMFNQLEGLVIDEKSTLGDLKGSLEIFAKHLFGEHTRTKFRPHYFPFTEPSAEVDVTCFKCQGKGCPMCKGSGWIEMLGSGMVHPNVLKNCGIDPEKYSGWAFGMGIDRIAMQKYGIDDIRLLYENDIRFLKQF, translated from the coding sequence ATGAAAGAAAAACTGGAACAACTTCAGCAAGAGGCTGCACAAGTTTTAGAAAAGGTAAAAGAAGCAAAAGAAGTAGAAGAAATTCGAGTAAAGTACTTAGGTAAAAAAGGAGCTTTAACCGAAGTTTTGAGAAGTATGGGAAGCCTCCCTAAGGAGGAAAGGCCTGTCGTTGGTCAAATTGCCAATGAAGTTCGGGAGTCTCTTGAAAAAGCCATTAGCGAGACGAAAGAACGTATCCATGCGGAGGCCATGGAAGAAAGACTGGCGAAAGAAACAATCGACGTAACCATGCCTGGAAATCCACCGGTTCGCGGATCAAGACACCCTTTAACGCAGGCGCTGGATGAATTGAAAGAAGTGTTTATTGGAATGGGCTTTACTGTGGTGGAAGGGCCTGAAGTGGAAACTGTCAGTAATAACTTTGATATGTTAAATGCTCCGCTAAATCATCCTTCCAGAGATTTTTCGGACACCTTTTATATAGATGAAAATACGATTTTACGAACACAAACATCTCCGGTACAGGTTCGAGTCATGAAACAAAACAAGCCACCGATACGAGTTATTTCCCCTGGGCGATGTTTTCGGAACGATACACCTGATGCTACCCATTCGCCAATGTTTAACCAGCTTGAAGGATTAGTGATTGATGAAAAAAGTACACTTGGTGATTTAAAGGGAAGTCTTGAGATTTTTGCAAAACATCTCTTTGGAGAGCATACACGAACAAAATTTCGTCCCCATTACTTTCCTTTTACAGAACCAAGCGCTGAAGTAGATGTTACCTGTTTCAAATGCCAGGGTAAAGGCTGCCCAATGTGTAAAGGCAGCGGATGGATTGAAATGCTGGGTTCTGGAATGGTTCACCCAAATGTATTGAAAAATTGTGGAATCGACCCAGAAAAATATAGCGGATGGGCTTTTGGAATGGGCATTGATCGGATAGCGATGCAAAAATATGGCATTGACGACATTCGATTATTATATGAAAATGACATCCGTTTTCTGAAACAGTTTTAA